Genomic segment of Roseofilum casamattae BLCC-M143:
GGAAGCTACTGGCTCTGACTCATCTTCTCCGAGTTGAGCCAACCTTGAGTGCCAGGGAAGTATTTGAAGCCGATGAGGTCGCGGTGCTGGCTCAACTCTCATCTACTCCAGTTGTCTCTGTCAGTGATGGGATTCTGGCTTTAGCTAAAATTGTTGGCTTTGCCCCTTCAACTAAACAACCTTATCCTGGAGTCAAAGTCCTCGCCACTGCCATGGAGAGATTTTTCTTTATCAAGCTTGGCTCGACTCTCTCGAGTGAAACCAGTTCTCGATTGGACTGACTTTCACGCCCGGAGCTGCCCTCAATCCCGTCCCATAAGCCTTGCTCGATGGGGTTCGCAGAAACCCCTACAAGATAAGGTCATTGCGACCGCAGGGAAGCAATCGCTAAGTCTTGAAGTTTAATAGGGATTGCTTCATTCCGCTGCGCTCCATTCGCAATGACTTGTTATAACCGATCGCACAAGAGTCTTGCCCCTTAACAAGTCGAATGAAACAGTCCGCCAACTCGTTCTTTTTGTCGCAGATCGTTATAGAGTTTAGCTGCCATTTCGGTTTGTAGAACGTAGACGGGAATATTTCTGTCTTCTAACATCTGCAACGTCTCGGGACAGACTTGAAGCATTTCTAACATTCCCTTAGAAAGAACGATCGCTGTCGCACCATGTTCGAGGAGTTCTTCTACATCTGCTGGCTGAATCCCAGGTACATGGCGCGTACCCGTCTCTCGCCAATCCCATTCTCGCGCGCCTCCAGGAAAGAGCTTTGCATCTTTGAAATGATTCCCTTCAATTTCCAAATTGCCCCACTCGAGATGAGTAATATGTGGCGAGCTAACACATTGTTCCATTATTCTACCCAATCCCTCATTGTGCGGTTTACTTCTCATACAGTTTAGATCGGGTTCAGACCTTGATCGCTTCTAAATATTCTGACAAAAAGTCAATCAGATCCATCGATTCCGCGACAAACCCCATGGCATCGCTAAAGTTAGCTCCCTGAACCAGAGAAGAAAAATGAGCGATCGCTTCCTGCTGTTTCGCTTTCTGGAGATACTGGAGATATTTCAACAGATTCTTCCGAGCATTATCAGCTTTATTTGTCGGGCAATGGCCGCTATTGAGCCAGAGCAAAACTCGTTCGTTCAAACTGGCAAAATCCTGAATTTCCAAATCTTTGAGCTGTTTGGAATGCTTCGCAAACTGCAACAGGAGTTGCTCGGGACTCAAACCCCGTTGAGTCGCAAGACTTTGACGAAACGCGATACTCGCTCGAGTTCCCACCATACCGGCAATTAGTTTAAAGTGGATATCTTCCAGCTTGGGATAGTTACCCACAAAATCCGCAACTTTCGCCCACGCGCGGCGATCCGGGGTTTTGACGAGTCCGGCAGTGGCGATCGCCATATCTGCATCCGGGTTATCGCCGTCGAGATACTCCGGGTTCTGTTGGATAAATGTTAGCACTCGCGAATCGATATCGCGATCGGCAGCCCAAAGCAGCCAATCTTCCACCGTCGGCGCAAACTCGTAAAGATTGAACCGCGATACCAGAGCCGGATCGAGTTCCGTCAGTTGATATTCTTCTCCAGCATTCACCGCAGCAATGACAATACTGCCAGGAGGTAGAGGTTTACCGGCTAAGGTTTTGTTCAGAGTCAGGTCTTGCACGGCCTGCAAAATCTCGGGACGCGCGCGGTTCAGCTCGTCCAGGAAAAGCACCACCGGGCGATCGGCTTCCGGCCACCAGTAGGGAGGCAGAAACACCGATCGCCCCGTTTTCTCGTCTTTATGCAACAAGCCAATCAAATCCCCCGGATCGCTCATCTGACCCAAAAAGAAGGGGATGACGGGCAAGTTTTGGCGATCGTGGTAGAAATGGCTAATCATTTCCGATTTCCCAATGCCATGCTTGCCCACCAGGAGAATATTCTGCTCCGGTGGCGTTAGTTCTAGAACCTGATGGAGTTCGCGAGCATCAATACGAATCATTTTGGTTTATGAGAGGTTTCAAGGAAAGGCAAAGAGTTCAAAGTTAAAACTTGTATCCGTTATACTGGACAGTAACAAATATTGATGGGCAGGCGGGATGCTTGCATAGATGATGAAGCGAAACGCTTTGGTAGCAGGGATTAATCGATATCCCTTTTTTGATGAAGCTGAAATCGATGATGTCTGGGAGCGTCTAGACAAGGCTTTGGCGCGAGCTGCCGTGGAAAGCGGCATGGATAGAGAAACCCTAATTGATGCTCTAGATCCTAGCAAGCCTTTTCCATTCGAGAACGAGTTACAGAATATAGCTATGGCAGCCTCATCCGAGATAAAGACTGCTGAAGTTTAAAGATAATATTGCCTTGCCACAGAGTTGTGTACTTGCAGAACTTGGCAGAACTTGCGATCGGGCAAAATTATGAAATTAGTAGTGGATGCTAATATTTTGGTGGGTGAATTGCTGCGAATTCGGGGGCGGAAGTTACTGAAAAGTCACGAACTCGAACTTTATGCAGCTCAACGTGTTTTGGAGGAAACTCGCTACGAGCTAAGGCGAAGAATGGCAGCCATGAGAAACAAGGGTCTTCTGAGTCAGGAGACCGAGGAGGAACTGTTTGGGTTAGTCAATAGCCTCATTGAGAATTATATTGAACTGGTCGAGGTATCTTCCTACAGTTCTTTTGAGGCAGAAGCCAGAAAGCGCATTCCTAGAGACCCCGACGACTGGCCAACTGTAGCTGCGGCCTTGGCACTATCGGCGGCAATTTGGACGCAAGATTACGATTTTTTTGGCTGTGGCTGTCCCACTTGGACTACGGAAACATTACTGCTGCAATTGAGAGACGAGTAAGGTGAAGAGGCATGGGAGTCGGTAGAAAAATAGCGATTATCTTTCTCCCCCTATAACTACAAATCCTCATGACGAATCCAGCCAGAACGACCATAGCCCCGCTTGAGACGAGTTGTAAAGCGAACACCACTTTCGTGAGTCTCGCGGAGTGCCTGAATTGCAGTGCGCAATTTGGGTAACACTTCCTTGAACCGGTTAAAGGGAATCAAAATAGCGAAGTAGTCGTTGTCAGACAAACGAATAATCAGTTTCAACTTCACCGTATCGACTTCGGTAGCAAAGTCAAATTTATCTTCCTTGGCAATTTTCCGCACCTGAGCCAAAATGGCTTGTATTTTCAATTCTTTCTGTTTTTGGCGCTTGGCGGCTTGTGCTTTTTGTCGCTCCACCCGCTGCAAAAAGGCTCGGATCAGGGCAACTACTTCACCAATATCGGAAACCGGAGCGGGCGATCGCTCCAACCCCAAATCTACCCAGAGCTGTTGCTCCGGAGTCCGGAACAGATTTAAACGGGTGTGATTGTTATACCAGCGCTCCGTTGATTCTTCCAGCAGAATAGAACAACAGAGTTCGTTAGTGGGGGTTCCGTCTGCATTCGGCTTCCCTTGGAAATTACGGTAATTGTAACTGTTATTGTTTCGCTCTGCACCAGCGATCGGCTCAATTCGGGCCAGCAAGTCTTCCGCCAGTTCTCGAGCCTGTTCGGGATTAACGCTGAGGGGTTTTTCTCCCGAGAAATTCTCCCGGAGGAGCTTTTGCATACTCCGTGATGTGATGGACATAATTAAACAAGCTTCTTTTCGCTGAAATTTGGTAACATTGCGATCGCGAAGCGACTCCGCAGGAGTATCGCCATCAACCCACCCTCAATTATATCGACTGGCGATCGCTATCTCCTCTATGTTATCCCTGAGAATCATGTCGTTCCCGGTGTTTGCAGCGTAATGCCAAACAGAATAGCGAGAACCTTGCCTAGATCGTTGGGTACGCCGTAGGTATTGATATCTTTTTGAATTAATTTCTGCTGGCGATGAAACAGACCAAACTTCCAAGTATCTCCTGTTGTCACTGCTCCATAGAGACGATCTACCGGGGAATCGATCCACCGATCTAGGGCAATTAGTTCTACCGCCAGTTGGGTAAATCCTTTACCCAAATCGGCATTTTTTGCTTCAATAATGACCAGGTTTTGTGGCGTGGGGATAAAGTAATCCACATTTCCCTTAAGGCGATCGCTCACCCGGATCGAATACTCAATCTTGAGGGGCGACTGGATAAACTTGCATACCGTTTTCAACACTGGAAAAATTAGCGATTCTCGACGAGCAATTTCTGAGGTGGGATCGACTAACGCCAAATTTTCTGTTAATTCATGGGTCAGTGGGGTGGGATCTAGGGGCTGCTGCTCTGGGAGCTGGAGAGAAGTAGACTGGAACGCAACCCCGAATTCAGCGAGAATATCGGCGGTGTCAAAGGGTAAGGTGCCATATTGACTAAAGCTGTAACTTGCGTCAGGGTCAATAATTGAAGGTTTTACCATTGCTTTATTCCACTACAGAAGATAGCTCAAAAGAAAAAATTCCAGAGAATTGGTAAAATGGCTGCTGTGACTAGAGCATTTAATCCCATTGCCAGCCCGGAAAATGCTCCAGCTAATTCGTCGATCTCGAGGGAGCGAGCCGTGCCCAGTCCATGACTCGCCGTACCTAAAGCAAATCCCCTTATCGACGAATCTTGGATCTTCAGCCAATCTAGAATTGCAGGGCCGAACATACCGCCGACCATTCCCGTCAAAATGACAATAACGGCCGTTAAGGAGGGCAGTCCGCCTAACTCATCGGAAATACTCATGGCTACGGGAGTTGTAACGGATTTTGGAGCCAACGATACCAACGAGATCGTCTCGGCACCTAAGAACGATGCGATCGCTACTGCACTCATTGCAGAAGTCATCGATCCGCATAACAGACCAATTGAGATCGCGATCGCGGATTTTTTGACTCGATGGAATTGGCGATACAATGGTACGGCTAATGCAACTGTTGCCGGACCGAGGAGAAAGTGGACAAACTGAGCGCCTTCAAAGTAAGTCTCGTAACTGGTTTGGGTACCGCGCAAGATTGCGACAATGGCAATGACACTCAGCAGAACCGGATTCAGCAATGGATTCATTCGCGCCTTCCGATAAACAGTCGCAGCAAGCACGAAG
This window contains:
- a CDS encoding PIN domain-containing protein, producing the protein MKLVVDANILVGELLRIRGRKLLKSHELELYAAQRVLEETRYELRRRMAAMRNKGLLSQETEEELFGLVNSLIENYIELVEVSSYSSFEAEARKRIPRDPDDWPTVAAALALSAAIWTQDYDFFGCGCPTWTTETLLLQLRDE
- a CDS encoding Mth938-like domain-containing protein, giving the protein MEQCVSSPHITHLEWGNLEIEGNHFKDAKLFPGGAREWDWRETGTRHVPGIQPADVEELLEHGATAIVLSKGMLEMLQVCPETLQMLEDRNIPVYVLQTEMAAKLYNDLRQKERVGGLFHSTC
- a CDS encoding LrgB family protein translates to MQEIRDIWVYLSASPLLHLTLTLVVFVLAATVYRKARMNPLLNPVLLSVIAIVAILRGTQTSYETYFEGAQFVHFLLGPATVALAVPLYRQFHRVKKSAIAISIGLLCGSMTSAMSAVAIASFLGAETISLVSLAPKSVTTPVAMSISDELGGLPSLTAVIVILTGMVGGMFGPAILDWLKIQDSSIRGFALGTASHGLGTARSLEIDELAGAFSGLAMGLNALVTAAILPILWNFFF
- a CDS encoding AAA family ATPase codes for the protein MIRIDARELHQVLELTPPEQNILLVGKHGIGKSEMISHFYHDRQNLPVIPFFLGQMSDPGDLIGLLHKDEKTGRSVFLPPYWWPEADRPVVLFLDELNRARPEILQAVQDLTLNKTLAGKPLPPGSIVIAAVNAGEEYQLTELDPALVSRFNLYEFAPTVEDWLLWAADRDIDSRVLTFIQQNPEYLDGDNPDADMAIATAGLVKTPDRRAWAKVADFVGNYPKLEDIHFKLIAGMVGTRASIAFRQSLATQRGLSPEQLLLQFAKHSKQLKDLEIQDFASLNERVLLWLNSGHCPTNKADNARKNLLKYLQYLQKAKQQEAIAHFSSLVQGANFSDAMGFVAESMDLIDFLSEYLEAIKV